In the Wyeomyia smithii strain HCP4-BCI-WySm-NY-G18 chromosome 2, ASM2978416v1, whole genome shotgun sequence genome, one interval contains:
- the LOC129725489 gene encoding ficolin-3-like: protein MARILILTISLAFVHLSQSSNVTIQLPDLRNENGSQAMFNYLEFKFTMLEYDLKEQNEILTRNQARLERNYAGMLWMLTQFQEATGRNITMLLDQSWRLLEEQKSCSNHDDWRKQILNLNPMKAPSEYMEILLKHRIPGPYDSCSTEPSKTSGKYKLQPLIEEEKFVGFCEQTKFGGGWLVIQHRYDGTVDFYRNWTEYKNGFGDAEKEFWIGLELLHKLTSSKPYQLLVELEDFTGVSKYAKYAEFEIGNETEKYALKKLGTYSGTAGDSLVYHKGMKFTTVDSDNDSNTANCAIINSGAWWYNSCHHSNLNGKFINVNDVSSMTWYHFKNAHYGLKYSRMMIKEVK, encoded by the exons ATGGCTCGTATACTTATTCTAACAATCTCACTGGCGTTTGTTCATTTGTCGCAATCCTCAAATGTGACGATCCAATTACCCGACCTCAGAAACGAAAATGGCTCTCAAGCTATGTTCAACTACCTGGAATTCAAGTTCACAATGCTTGAATATGATCTAAAGGAGCAGAACGAAATCCTCACACGCAATCAAGCTCGGCTGGAGAGAAATTACGCAGGGATGCTTTGGATGTTGACACAATTCCAAGAGGCAACTGGCCGAAACATCACGATGCTGCTCGACCAAAGCTGGCGGCTATTGGAGGAACAAAAAAGTTGCTCAAATCACGATGATTGGCGCAAgcagattttgaatttgaatccgATGAAAGCTCCCTCAGAATATATGGAAATTTTACTGAAGCATAGAATCCCTGGTCCATACGATTCTTGCAGCACTGAACCGAGCAAAACTTCaggaaaatataaacttcaacCGCTTATAGAAGAGGAAAAATTTGTTGGATTTTGTGAACAAACTAAGTTCGGCGGCGGCTGGTTAGTAATTCAGCATCGGTATGATGGCACGGTTGACTTCTATCGAAACTGGACCGAGTACAAAAACGGGTTCGGAGACGCTGAGAAAGAGTTCTGGATCGGCTTGGAACTATTGCACAAACTTACCTCTTCGAAACCTTATCAACTTCTGGTCGAGTTGGAAGACTTCACCGGAGTGTCTAAATATGCGAAATATGCTGAGTTTGAGATAGGCAATGAAACCGAAAAGTACGCGCTAAAGAAATTGGGGACCTACAGTGGAACTGCGGGAGATTCAttggtctaccataaaggtaTGAAATTCACTACCGTGGACAGTGACAATGATTCGAACACTGCTAATTGTGCTATTATCAATTCCGGTGCTTGGTGGTACAACAGCTGCCATCACAG CAATCTAAACGGAAAGTTTATAAATGTTAACGATGTATCGTCGATGACATGGTACCATTTCAAGAATGCCCATTATGGATTGAAATACTCCCGAATGATGATAAAGGAAGTTAAATAG